CAGCTTACCTGTCCATCTTGGCTTTCAACTTGCCAGATGAAGCGAAATATAGACAGGCGAACGACTAATAAAAAGAGCTTTGTACGGAGGTTTTCCCTACACGCCACCCCCTTCGGGCCGAGAATAGCTAAAAAAGAGACATTCACCTTCCCATGAAGCTGATTGCTACAAAGCCAGAGGCCCTTCCAAGTGGAAGGACCTCTGGTGCGCCGTAGCATTTAGCGGATGATCCGAGGTGATGCTACGGCGCCGTAACTACTGCTACTATGCTCCATGGGCATCACCTCCTCCGTTTAAGATAGCGACGGAAGAGGCAGCAAAGCTGCCAATTTTTGACCCGATCTCAGCGACCAAGGGCTGAACTTCATCCCGATTATGCACACATATCAGGGTCTGTCAAATCACCCCAGCTTTCTCTCGCGGCGCAGCCGCTCTAATACCTCTTCCAGATCGGCCGGCAATGGCGCTGTGAACTCGGCCCACATCCCGCTGCTGGGGAGCCGAACCCCGATCCGAAATGCGTGCAAAAACTGGCGCGGACAATGCAAGCGCGGGTGTTTCCGCCCATACACTGGATCTCCCACCAGCGGATGGCCGATACTGGTCAGGTGCACCCGGATCTGGTGCGTGCGCCCTGTACGGGGGCGGGCCTCGATCAGCGTATAGCCGGAGAAACGCTCGAGCACGAGGAACTCCGTCACCGCAGACCGGCCTCTGTGTTCTGGCACGACGGCCATTCGCTGGCGATGGCGCGGGTCACGGCCAATAGGGGCTTCGATCCGCCCATGCGTTGTGGGCAGCTCTCCCTCGACCAGGGCTAGATAGGCTTTCTCCACCGTTCGAGCCTTAAACTGCGCCTGAAGATCGCGCAGAGCTGCGTCATTTTTGGCGACCAGGATCACCCCTGAGGTGTCCTTGTCTAGCCGATGCACGATGCCAGGGCGCTGCTCGCCGCCGATAACGAGGTCAGGCACATGGGCCAGCACCGCGTTCACTAACGTGCCCGTGCGGTGGACGCGGCCAGGTGCAGGATGCACCACCATGCCGGCCGGCTTATTGATCACCAACAGGTCATTATCCTCGTAGAGGATGTCGAGCGGGATCGGCTCAGGCAGGGCCATAGCCGGCAAGGGCGGCGGAATCTGCACTATGACCGTATCGCCAGGCCGGACCTTATAGCTGGCTTTAGGCGAGATGCCGTCTACCCGAACATGCCCCTCTTTGATCCAGCGCTGAATCTCCGCACGCGAGCGGTCCGGCAACGCCATTGCCAGCCAGCGATCTATTCTCTCTCCACCCTGGGTGACGGTAAAGGTCAGTATGTGCTTGCGGCTGTTCATGTCCGAGCGCAAAAGACAGGGGGTAAGGCTCATCCTTACCCCCTGTCGGCGTGAATTCAGCCGAGCCAATCCTACTTCTGGTATTCGGCCTTGATCTGTTGCAGCGTCTTGACCAGGTCTTGCTGGGCCTGAGGCAACACCTCGGCTGCGGTCTTCTCGCCGAGGAAGACGGGATCCAAGGCGGCGCTGACCACGTTGTTGATCTGATCAAAGCGAACCAGCAAGTGGTTAGGCGATTCCGCGCCGTGCCGTACGCCACCCAGGAAGCACGTCTCCGCCTCCTCCGGCGTCATGCTGGGATAGAGCTTAAAGAATTCTGGCAGCAGGGACTTGCGGACGGGCGGCGCACCGACAGCTTGCATGTAAGCCCGCTGAGCCTCCGCGCTCACCAGATACTTGAGGAACTCCCACGCCTCATTGGGATGCTTACTGGTCGCCGACAGCATCCAGGGGTCAGTGAAGATTACGGCCTTGGCGTTGGGAGCCCCTTTGGGCAGCGCGGCGCAGCCGAACGGGAACTGCTCCTCAGCCCCTTTGAACACCCACCAGCCCCAGACGCCGATGGGCTTCATAGCGACCCGACCGGTGAGGAAGGGATCGCCACCTGCGGCCAACGCCTGCTCAGCGGCCGGCGATGGAGCTACCTTATACTTCCAGGTCAGATCCGCCCGCGCCTGGAAGGCCTGAATCGCCTCGGGCGAGTCCAGGTAAGCTGTGTCCGCAAAGCCGGTCTGGTACGCCTCGGGTGGATACAGATCCTTGCCGAACATCCAGGCCCAGGCGTCGTTGGGCCAGATACCGAAGTGCAGGCCCCAGATCGCCTTGGTTGGATCGTCCACATCCTTGGTCAGCTTTTGGGCGGTCTCCACGAACTTGTCCCACGTCCAGGTTTCGTCATCCCAGTCGGCCGGCGGATAGGGCACCCCTGCCTCGTCGAACAGCTTCTTGTTGTAGAAGATATACGAGGCGCCTGTGAGCAGAGGCAGGCCGTAGATCTTCCCCTCGACCTTGTACAGGTCTAGCACCTCGGGGATGAAATCGGACAGGTCGAAGTTGTCCCGCTCGATAAAGGGCGTCAAATCTTGGATTAGCCCGCGGATGCGATAGTCGGCGAAGCCGCTGGGGCCCCAGTGCGACCAGATGTCCGGGCCCTCGCCGGCGGCGAACATAGCGTTCATCTTGGTGTCGAACTCATCCCAGTTCACGATCACCAGGTTGATCTTGATGTTGGGATGTAGCTTTTCGAACTCAGGGATGACGATGTTCTGCTCCCACGGCTGCTCGTTGGGCTGCGAACGGACGTACCAGGTAATCGTGACTTTCTCTTCGGCTGGCTTCTCTGCGGCCTTCTGGGCTGGCGCTGGAGCCGTCGCCGGGGCACATGCGGCCACCATCAGGCTGGTTACGAGCAACACGCTGATAAAGGTGAATACTTTGAACTTCATGGCTGTTCCCTCCTTGCTTTAATGGGTCGAGAGCTGAACACAAACAAGCGATCTGCTTCCGGCTCAGAAAATGTAGTGATCACCCCCCTTCCTTCGGCATAGGATCAAGGCTTTTGATAGAATCCCAACCAGCTTGATCCGCCCTTAGACATCTACCCCTTGACCCCGGTGATCACGATGCCTTGGATGAAATATCGTTGAGCGGCAAAAAACAGCAAGATCAATGGCGCCACAGCAGCCAGCGAGGCAGCCATCAGCCAGTGCCATGGCGTCCCACCGTATGCGGCCGTGAAGCGTGAAAGCCCTACTGATACCGGCAGCTTTTCTGTGCTGTTGAGATAGATCAGTGGCCCCAGGAAGTCATTCCAGTGATAGACAAACGAGAGAATCCCTACTGCGGCGAGGGCGGGTCCAGATAGGGGGACGAAGATGCGCCACCAGACCCCTAGGTGCGAACAGCCGTCAATACGCGCGGCGTCCACCAGATCCTGATGGATGCTCAAATAGAACTGGCGTAACAGAAAGATCAGATAGGCGCTGCCGAAGAAGGGCGGCACCATTAGTGGCTTCCAGCTATCTCGCCACCCCAGCCATTTGGTGAACATCACGTACTGGGGAATCATCGTCACCTGGTACGGCAGCATCATGGTGCCCAAAACCAACAAGAACAGCACATTGCGCCCCGGCGCGCGCAGGCGTGCAAAGCCGAAGGCTACCAGCGAGCAGGAGAGCATCTCCGCAAAGGCCACCACGGTGGCATACATAAAAGTGTTGCGGAAGAAGAGGTTAAACGGCATAAAGGTCAGCGCGTCGCGGTAATTATGCCATTGCGGATTTTTGGGGATCCATTCCGGGGGTAACTGAATGGCCGTAAACCGGGTTTTTAAGGATGTGGAGATCATCCAAGCTACAGGGATCAAGATAATGATCGCCCCCACGATGGCGATAAGGGTAGCGAGGGCACGAGTAACCTGTTGGCGGAAAGACTTGGTCTTATACCAGGGGATGTGGTAGGCGCGGACAGCTCTCTGAGGACCGACTATCACCTGCTCAGCCATCGAGTCCCATCCTCCCTAAATGTTGATATCTCGTCCCGGCTACAAAGCCTCCGTGGGGGCCTCGTAATGGACCCGGCTCCGAGATGCGCGCAACGCCAACAAGGTCAACCCGAAGATGATCAGGAAGAGGATCCAGGCTTGCGCGGAGGCGAACCCCATGCGGAAATTGCGGAATGCCTGCTGATAGAGGTAGAGCACATAAACCAGCGTTGCATAGTTAGGGCCTCCACGCCCTGTGGTCACCACGTAGATCTGGGTGAAAGCCTGGAACGATCCGATAATCCCCGTGATGAAGGTGAACAAGATCACAGGCGAGATCATCGGCAGCGTGACGTGGCGGAAACGGTGTATCGCGTTAGCGCCATCCAATTCCGCTGCCTCATATAGCTCCGTAGGTACGCTTTGTAAGGCGGCCAGATAAATCACCATGGGCCCTCCCAGACCCCAAAGATTCATCAGCACAAACGAAGGGATAGCCCAATAGCGATCGTAAAACCAGCCGGGGCCTTTGATATGAAAGAGCTTAAAGAGCAGATAATTGACCAGCCCAAAGTCGGGATTAAGGATCCATTGGAAAAGCAGGGCAACCGCCACGCCTGTGATCACCGAGGGCAAATAATACACGGTGCGGAACACCGAGAGGGCCGGCACTTTTTGGTTGAGCAGTACGGCTAGCCCCAACGAGGCTGCAATCCCCAAGGGGACGCTGAGAGCCGTAAAATAGACCGTAACCTTGATGGACTGCCAGAAGAGCCTATCTGTGAAGAGCTCTCGGTAATTGCCTGCTCCAACCCATTTGGGTGGATTCACAATGTCATACTGGGTGAGGCTGTAATAGAAGGAGGCCAGAATAGGATACAGGGTGAAGGCGAGAAATCCAAAGATCCAGGGGGAGATAAAACCGTAAAAAGCTAAGGCCTCACGACGTGCCAACTTTGACCGGGGCAAAAACCCTCCCCATAGGGCCATATTACCCTCCCTACTGATGGGATTGAAAGCCGATCATCGCCAAACGCAAGACCACCCACTTTTCGACAAGATGGGCTAACACACAGACGAAGGCTTAAATATGCCGGGTAACTCCGGGTGGGAATTTAGCCTGTACCTCTAGGCACCCAGCTACGGCTATGGCTATATAGCGGACTTGAAAGCAAACGGGAAGTTAGGAAACGAAATCACTCTGCATAAAAATAGCACAAAGTCAGGGGATTGTCAATCGCTTCTACTGAATCGCCAAACTGCCAAGAGGTGGTAAGCCGACGTCACGCCTTTTGGACGTCGGTAACATCACTGCGTGGGCTTTCTTTCTCAGTAAACACGATGAACGCCAGGATAATGACGCCAATCACAATGGCACTATCGGCCACGTTAAACGTAGGCCATTTCAAATCGTCAATACCGATGGTGATGAAGTCGGTGACATGCCCGAATCGTAACCGGTCAATCAGATTGCCAACAGCTCCTCCTAGCTGCAAACCTAAGCTGAAGCGCACCCAGAACCGCCCTTGCGGCAGATAGCGGCTATAGATCACAATGCCCACCGAAACGGCAATCGCGATCAGGATGAACAACATTCCTTGATCTTTGAAAAGCCCAAAGGCGGCCCCTGTATTCGTCACATGGGTGATGGTCAGAAAGCGGGAAAGCGCCGGGATGGGCACCCACACCGCGTTTTCCGGGAGCGTGCGCAAGACCCAGGCCTTGCTCATCTGGTCTAAAATAAGCACTACGGCTGCAACGACTGGGACCGTCCATCCACCGAGTTTAGTCCGAATCGGCATATAACCGTCCTGATCTCCTAGATTCACAGGTGATCAGCTCGATGGCTCTTACGGGACTTGTTAAAGGCATCGTTCAATACAGCTCTGACAGTTAATGCGATGCACCGGGTGAGGGATCACTTTCAACCAGGCAAGAGCACAAGCTATTCTACTTAGAATGCACACCCTATTGTACCCTGACTTGGCTGAATCGCCAAGCCTTTCCAGATATCTTTTTGATAGGTAAAGAGCTTCTTGGCCTTCTTGAACTCGACGAATGCATATGGGACGCAGCAATGCTGCGTCCCTGTTTACGTTACTTCCTCTCTCTCGGATGTGGTGAAGAGGCGTCCACCTCTGGCCAAGATTTAGGGCTTGTCAGACCACCGGGCTAGAGACTGGTTTCAGATCAGTGGCTGGGGTCGACGTGGGCGAGCATTCCCATTCTCCTGGCTAGCCCCGTTCCACTGCGTTCTGAGCGATGACGTTGCTATACCAACGGCCGCTGCGTTTGAGGATACGCCGTTGGGTGGGATAGTCCACGTAGGCGATGCCAAAGCGTTTGGTATAGCCCCAAGCCCACTCGAAGTTGTCCATAAGCGACCAGACGAAATAGCCACGTAACTTGACTCCATCCTGAATGGCACGATGAGCCTGGATAAAGTGCTCGCGCAGATAGGCCTCGCGGCGTTCATCATCCACCTGGCCCTGCCCGTTCATCTCATCCTTGAAGGCACAGCCGTTCTCTGTAACGTACAAAGCCGGCGGGTTGTAGTCACGCTGAAGGCGAGTAAGCAGTTCCCACAATCCTTGCGGGTACACTTCCCAACCCATCTCAGTGTACTCCGGCCCCTCGATCTGCACCGCAGCGGTATGCAGAGGTGAAGCGCTTGGATCATCCTTAACCACGCTGCGCGTGTAGTAGTTGACACCTAGGAAATCGATGGAAGCCTGGATACGGGCCATATCGCCGGGCTTCACCTGGGGGGCTAACTCTCCATAAATATCGAGCAGGTCCGGCGGATACGCCCCTTTGAACAACGGGTCCAGGAACCAGCGGTTCAGAAAGCCATCCTGACGGCGTGCGGCGGCCTGATCGGCCTCGCTGGAGCTGGCGGCGTGCACCGGCGATAGGTTCAGGGTAATGCCCACATTTGCGCCGGGACCTCCGGCATCGCGCAGTGCCCGCACAGCCTCGCCGTGAGAGAGCAGCAGGTGATGGGCGACCTGGATCGCCAGGCGAGGATCGGCCAATCCTGGCGCGTGATAGCCATCCCAATGGCCCAAGACGGCCACCACCCATGGCTCGTTGTGGGTGATCCAGTGCTTGACGCGATCGCCTAGGCGCCGGCCGACCAAGGCAGCGTAATCGGCAAACCAGTAGGCGACATCCCGGTTGCCCCATCCTCCGAGCTCCTGGAGCGCCTGAGGCAGATCCCAGTGGTACAGGGTGATGAAAGGCTGGATGCCAGCGGCTAGCAGCCCATCCACCAGACGATCGTAAAAATCGAGGCCAGCCGGGTTGACCTTGCCGCGGCCAGCAGGTAATACGCGCGGCCACGAGATCGAGAAGCGATACGCTTTTAGGCCAATCTCCCGCATAAGCCGGATATCGTCTGCCCAGCGATGGTAGTGATCGCAGGCGATGTCACCCGTGTCGCCATTGACCACCTTACCCGGGGTGTGGGAGAAGCGGTCCCAGATCGATTCGCCCTTGCCGTCCTCGTTCCATGCCCCCTCGATCTGGTAGGAGGCTGTGGCCGCGCCCCATAGGAACCCTTGGGGAAATTCCAATCGTTCTGGCATCGTGAATTCCTCCTCTAACCGATGGTTGGCCACAGTTGAAGCCCCTCTATTATACAGCAAAGCCAAGAGGGCTGCGCGAATTTGCGTCCGCAGGATGCGCGCATGATGTATCAACGAGTTTTCAGGGCATATCTCAGCGGCGCCGACAGAAGGGATGCAGAGAAGATACCCTCCGCAAAGCCTTCTTTCACCCTTCCAGACCTCTTCCATCGCAAGGAAGCCTTCACGTGGCGAATCGTGCGTGTCTCCGAATTTTAAGGCGCGCTTGACCGTCCCCTGGCGGCGTGATACATTGTGACTGAACCTGGAGACAAATCTGAGAGTGGGGTGAGGACGATGCAAGAAACGAGTGGCTCGATCATGCCAACATTAGCCAGACCCGATCTATTACCCTGAGTCGGATGGAAAGCCCATAGGGGAAAGCGACTTTCATATCAACGCAATCCTCTATCTACGGCAAGCCTTGCGGCTCCACTTCCGCTCAGCCGGATAGATCTACGTAGCTGCCAACATGCTCTTTTATTATGAAGAGGGCAATCCCGCCGCAGTGACCTCCCCGGACGTCTTCATGGTAAAGGGGATTCCCAAGCACGATCGGCGCATTTACAAGCTGTGGGAGGAACGCGTTGCGCCCTGTGTAACCTTTGAGATCACCTCCCGTAGCAGCCGTCTGGAGGACCTAGGGACCAAACGAGCGTTGTACGAGATACTCGGCGTGCAGGAGTACTACTTGTTTGATCGATTAGGCGAGTATTTGTCGCCCCCATTGCAGGGCTTCGAATTAGCCGAAGGTCATTACCGGCCAGTGAGAGTATCCCCAGACGGGACCTTATACAGCCAGGAGTTGGGCTTGATTTTGCGG
This genomic interval from Anaerolineae bacterium contains the following:
- a CDS encoding RluA family pseudouridine synthase; its protein translation is MNSRKHILTFTVTQGGERIDRWLAMALPDRSRAEIQRWIKEGHVRVDGISPKASYKVRPGDTVIVQIPPPLPAMALPEPIPLDILYEDNDLLVINKPAGMVVHPAPGRVHRTGTLVNAVLAHVPDLVIGGEQRPGIVHRLDKDTSGVILVAKNDAALRDLQAQFKARTVEKAYLALVEGELPTTHGRIEAPIGRDPRHRQRMAVVPEHRGRSAVTEFLVLERFSGYTLIEARPRTGRTHQIRVHLTSIGHPLVGDPVYGRKHPRLHCPRQFLHAFRIGVRLPSSGMWAEFTAPLPADLEEVLERLRRERKLG
- a CDS encoding sugar ABC transporter substrate-binding protein, whose translation is MKFKVFTFISVLLVTSLMVAACAPATAPAPAQKAAEKPAEEKVTITWYVRSQPNEQPWEQNIVIPEFEKLHPNIKINLVIVNWDEFDTKMNAMFAAGEGPDIWSHWGPSGFADYRIRGLIQDLTPFIERDNFDLSDFIPEVLDLYKVEGKIYGLPLLTGASYIFYNKKLFDEAGVPYPPADWDDETWTWDKFVETAQKLTKDVDDPTKAIWGLHFGIWPNDAWAWMFGKDLYPPEAYQTGFADTAYLDSPEAIQAFQARADLTWKYKVAPSPAAEQALAAGGDPFLTGRVAMKPIGVWGWWVFKGAEEQFPFGCAALPKGAPNAKAVIFTDPWMLSATSKHPNEAWEFLKYLVSAEAQRAYMQAVGAPPVRKSLLPEFFKLYPSMTPEEAETCFLGGVRHGAESPNHLLVRFDQINNVVSAALDPVFLGEKTAAEVLPQAQQDLVKTLQQIKAEYQK
- a CDS encoding carbohydrate ABC transporter permease, with protein sequence MAEQVIVGPQRAVRAYHIPWYKTKSFRQQVTRALATLIAIVGAIIILIPVAWMISTSLKTRFTAIQLPPEWIPKNPQWHNYRDALTFMPFNLFFRNTFMYATVVAFAEMLSCSLVAFGFARLRAPGRNVLFLLVLGTMMLPYQVTMIPQYVMFTKWLGWRDSWKPLMVPPFFGSAYLIFLLRQFYLSIHQDLVDAARIDGCSHLGVWWRIFVPLSGPALAAVGILSFVYHWNDFLGPLIYLNSTEKLPVSVGLSRFTAAYGGTPWHWLMAASLAAVAPLILLFFAAQRYFIQGIVITGVKG
- a CDS encoding sugar ABC transporter permease, with amino-acid sequence MALWGGFLPRSKLARREALAFYGFISPWIFGFLAFTLYPILASFYYSLTQYDIVNPPKWVGAGNYRELFTDRLFWQSIKVTVYFTALSVPLGIAASLGLAVLLNQKVPALSVFRTVYYLPSVITGVAVALLFQWILNPDFGLVNYLLFKLFHIKGPGWFYDRYWAIPSFVLMNLWGLGGPMVIYLAALQSVPTELYEAAELDGANAIHRFRHVTLPMISPVILFTFITGIIGSFQAFTQIYVVTTGRGGPNYATLVYVLYLYQQAFRNFRMGFASAQAWILFLIIFGLTLLALRASRSRVHYEAPTEAL
- the lspA gene encoding signal peptidase II encodes the protein MPIRTKLGGWTVPVVAAVVLILDQMSKAWVLRTLPENAVWVPIPALSRFLTITHVTNTGAAFGLFKDQGMLFILIAIAVSVGIVIYSRYLPQGRFWVRFSLGLQLGGAVGNLIDRLRFGHVTDFITIGIDDLKWPTFNVADSAIVIGVIILAFIVFTEKESPRSDVTDVQKA
- a CDS encoding GH1 family beta-glucosidase translates to MPERLEFPQGFLWGAATASYQIEGAWNEDGKGESIWDRFSHTPGKVVNGDTGDIACDHYHRWADDIRLMREIGLKAYRFSISWPRVLPAGRGKVNPAGLDFYDRLVDGLLAAGIQPFITLYHWDLPQALQELGGWGNRDVAYWFADYAALVGRRLGDRVKHWITHNEPWVVAVLGHWDGYHAPGLADPRLAIQVAHHLLLSHGEAVRALRDAGGPGANVGITLNLSPVHAASSSEADQAAARRQDGFLNRWFLDPLFKGAYPPDLLDIYGELAPQVKPGDMARIQASIDFLGVNYYTRSVVKDDPSASPLHTAAVQIEGPEYTEMGWEVYPQGLWELLTRLQRDYNPPALYVTENGCAFKDEMNGQGQVDDERREAYLREHFIQAHRAIQDGVKLRGYFVWSLMDNFEWAWGYTKRFGIAYVDYPTQRRILKRSGRWYSNVIAQNAVERG
- a CDS encoding Uma2 family endonuclease yields the protein MLFYYEEGNPAAVTSPDVFMVKGIPKHDRRIYKLWEERVAPCVTFEITSRSSRLEDLGTKRALYEILGVQEYYLFDRLGEYLSPPLQGFELAEGHYRPVRVSPDGTLYSQELGLILRPEGNLLRLINPITGEPLPTLDEAVEQIQVMMERIQAEAQRAQAESQRAERAEAELACLRAELERLRRQISEEK